The following DNA comes from Miscanthus floridulus cultivar M001 chromosome 5, ASM1932011v1, whole genome shotgun sequence.
TGCAGTTCCAATCGCCTTTGCGCCCCCTGGTTTCCACTCAGCACCTGTCAAAACAGAGGCTGTTGCACCAGGATCGCCTATGGGCTACTCCCCGTCCTCCTCGCCAAACGTGCAGACCATGCAAGTCAACCAGACAAAATCGCCTTCCATGGCGCCTGGCACCGATTCGGTAGAGACAAGAAAAAGGAGGAACGACGATGCTACTATGACGGTTGCGTCTAAAAAGAAGGCTACACAGGATTTGGTTGGCAGCAGCTCCGCTACTGATCAGGTTAGTACAGAGTACAGACAACCACCTTGCTGTTCGTCCTTGCTAGTACCTTGTTGGTGCACGTACTTTGTCGCCTTGATTCTTATGCAATCTGTATATGTTGTATTGATTTTTCTGGACAAAACAGGTATCCAAATATATGGGAGAGCGAGAGCTGAAGGAATTTAAATTCATGAAGTTGGAAAACCGGATGCTTCGTGAAGAGTGAGCCTGACAATCTTTTTGGTGTCATCCTTTTCTTATATAGTGGTTTTGGCAAAGCTTCTAAATACCTATGTTttgttttgcatttttttttctgtAGGTGCTCAGAATTTGAGATGGCAGAGAAGGAACTACGACTCAAGGTAAATTCTCTGCCCACCCTGTGCAGTGTGGTGATGATCATTAGACCACATATATAAGAATGCATCTTCACTCGACTATGAGTCTGACGAAACCTGGCGTCCTTGTGCCGAACAGGAACAGAATCTACGGCAAGAGCTTGAGAAGGCGCAGGAGCAATTCAAGAGCCTACTGAACGAATACGTTTCGTTGTCGGCTGTGCCGGCAAAGAAACGATAGGCGGCGCGGCTTGGTCGTGCTAGCTCTTCgcgacatgtggtcatattcagCATGCCAGAGAACCGAAGTGTCCAGACTAACTAGATCCTGTACAGACTTGAAAAAAAAGAGGTCTCCTTTTCTCTGTGTGTGTGACAACAAAAAAAAGGGTCTATATGCGAAATTGAGAAACTGAGATGTATAATAAAATGGAAAAAGAATCTACCGTGTTAGTTTTCTGCAGAGATAGGCCCACGAAGGCACGGCACGCTCGTGGTTTCCTACTGCAGTTTCAGTCTTTCAGATACTTCGTGTCGAAGTCACCCGTGGGCCGCGGCCTCTTCGAGCCGCAAACTCCAGTCCACTTCTCACCAGGGGCCCACAAGGCTAACGCATAGCGACGGAGCCACGTGAGGCGCGCGTCGTGGCTAGATCGCCGCTGCCTGCCCGCCCGCCGGCTGGCCGCACACACTTGACGCGGCCATTCCACGGCGGATCCAACTTCCGCTGCGCGCAGCGCCGCAGCCCCTCGTTCCTTTCCCCGATTCCACCGGCCGTGCCTTCCTCCACCACCAGCTGCGGCACACCCGCGGACCCGCCTTGCGCTCGCGCGTGAACCCCACAAACTCCGCCAAATTCCCCCAAACCCAGCCGGTCGGACGACCCCGCAAGACCTCGCCAGATCGCCCCCAAATCAACCGGGCCGGCCGACACAAGCCGCGCAACCTGCGGAGATGGAGCTGGCGTCGACCGACCTCGCGGCGCTGGGCGCGGCGGAGCTGGTCCGCGTGTCGGCGTCGATCCCGCGCGCGGCTCCCCGCACCTTCGCGCTGCTCACCGCCTGCCTCGTCTCCCCGCTCTCCTTCGCCGTGCTCGCGCACTCCCTCTTCACCCACCCCATCCTGCGCCGCATCCAGGGCGCCACCCACAACGAGCTCGCGCAGTGGCTCAGGCTCTTCGCCTACCAGTTCCTCTACCTCATCGTCCTCTtcaccttctccctcctctccacaGCCGCCGCCGTCTTCACCGTCGCCTCGCTCTACGCCGCCAAGCACGCGTCCATCTCCTCCTCGCTCGCCGCGCTGCCCCCCATCCTGCCCCGCCTCCTCCGCACTTTCCTCTGGGTCTCCCTCCTCATGCTCGCCTACCACCTCGTCTTCGCGCTCACCGTCCTCTTGCTCATCATCGTCTTCATCCCCAACGCGTCCGAGTCGGCGCCGCCCTCGCTCTCcttcgtcctcttcctcctcgtcgtcgtcttcgtcttccTCGGGATCCACGTCTACATCTCCGCGCTGTGGCACCTCGCCAGCGTCATCTCCGTGCTCGAGCCGCTCTGCGGgctcgccgccatggccaagagCAAGCAGCTGCTCCAGGGCCGCACCGGCACCGCAGCCACGCTCGTCGTCTCCTACTTCGCGGTCTGCGGCGTCACCTCGTCGCTGTTCCGTGCCGCCGTCGTTAAGGGGCGCGCCGAGGAGGGGAGCTTCGGCCTAGCCTTGCCCGGGCGGCTGCTTGTCGGCGCCGTGCTGGTGTGCGTTCTTGTCTGCGTCAATCTGCTGGGACTGCTCGTGCAGAGCGTCTTCTACTACGCCTGCAAGGCCTTCCACAACCAGCAGATTGACCGGACTGCACTGTATGAGCACCTTGGAGGGTACCTTGGGGAGTACGTGCCACTCAAGAGCAATATCCAGATGGAGAACCTTTGAGATTGGAGCATAGGACAAGGGTAAGCTGCTCACCTCATTGCTTCATACTAGCAGTTTCCTGTGGATCTTTCTCAAAAGATGAGTTTGATTTACAAGGAGCTATCTGATCTTGTTGTTTTCTAGTACCCTGTAGTAGTTTATAATCTGTGTAAGTGAAAATGCGCAGTATGGAACCAATCTATATGGAATGGAACAGAGATGCATGAACAAGGTTGCCTTTCGTGTCACAAACTGTGTTCTTGTTTATCCTTGCTTTCCTGTGAGTCATGTTATTGTTCGTGACTGTGATTCATGATTTAGAGATTGAGGGTTAACATGCACTGACGCACAACTGGTTTCCTCTCTGCTAATGTGAGACTGTGAGAGGTTGTTCACATCGGATGGTGCTCTTGATTCTGTTCTGTGGGATGTCCGTCCCTCCCGTAATCCATACCGTTTGGTAAAAAATTGTGTTATAGATGCCCATTGTTACTCTAGACCATCTCTGTACATCAAGATCACGAGTTTCCCATTAGGCTTCCTATATATACCTCATGTGTTGGAATGTTTTGAAACATGCTTGCAGAATCCATATTAGTTCATTCTATTGGGAAAAAGATTGTGCTATCGACTCTTAATCTGTATCATAATATCTATGATCATCATGTCCTGCTTGGACTTTTACGAATTTGCTCCgtttggctggtattaaagccggctgaagctgatttgttgtgagagaaaaatactgtagattctagctaataagccggctgataagttcaagcgaacaggccgggCACTAGTTGTTATCCTTGAAAGAATTTAAGACGTGCTAGGTTATTGTGTCTGTTGATTGCTTGGTTGAACTATAACAATCCTGGTATAATGAGCCTTATTTGGGCAAAATTTACTTACCTGTGATTTCCAACCTTTCTGAATACTACAAATTTTGTTGGTAGGGTGGGGCTTAGGGCCTTCGTGTCATTGAAGTTACATCTGGTAATGGTCTGGTAATACTAATGTTGCAAACCATACAGCCATATATCACTGAGTACTATTTAGGAAATGGAGCTTAAAGTGAAAAGCACAAAtcactctcttttttttttctgaagcCACATAAATGATGGGCTTATGAATCAGTCATTCTAGTTGATATCCTACATGAAAGAGCTTCCTGCTACGAGATTACATGGTGCATAATTCCCTGAGTTGCTTGGGAATTGGGACGAAAATGTTTTCTTGTTGTTGCTGCAGCTGCTGCCTAATTGCCCCTGTCATTTGGACAAAGCCAATGCTACGCCTCCTTATACTTTTCAGGTGATTGTACTTGCCACGTCTTGGACCATCTCCGGCAGCTCCCCTACACAATTGACTCAATAAGATGATAATGGAGATGACCTAATACCGTTTTTGAATTATTGGAAGAGATATTTTTGCAGACTAGCAATAACTTCCATGAATACGTGGTACCTAACAGTACATATATTTGTTATATGTGCCTGAAAGTAAGGTGCAAAATGTGGATTGGTCGATATTTTCCAATGGGTCTCAGATAATAGGGGCTTCACAAAATCAAAAGCCAATGAAGAAATTGCATCAAAGACTGCTGTGATATGTCTATGTATTGTCTCTCCGCTGTGCCGAAACCTATCACACAATGCAGTAAAACTTGCATTTCGTGCAAGCATGTACATGAACATTGCTAGTTGTTCTTCTACAGGAACCCCTTTTGTACTCTTTAAAAGCCCTCTTGAACTAAGGTAATCTGCAAGTGCTTTGAAAATCTATGGCTCCATACGCAAATTATGATAAGAACGATGTGGATGGCCCTCAAGAAGTTCACGTGTATATTCTGAACCACTAAGCTTTGAAGTGTAACATGGAGTTTTTGTTTTAGTTCTGATAGAAGCTAAATATAGCGCCGGAAAAACAAGCATTatcatttcatcatcatcttctttctCAGATACACTTTGAGCCCTTTTATTATAATCCATATCTACTGACTGGACATATCTATCTGAATTACCTAACGAACCAGGCCATGAGAATTGAGAAAAGGAAACATTGCAAAGCATGACCAAACAACCTATATGTAGCACTCTGCACACTTCCTCTGAAGTTATACACGTGAATGCAAAAACAACAAGAATGCAGGCTGCAGTGTTATCCTAGGCTAGTGCGGCTCTACACAAAATGcacaagtactccctccgtttccgTTTTCAAATATACGACGTTTATAACAAGCTAATTACTTTATAATATATatctaaaaatgaaaatggagggCAGGAGGGGACAGTGAGCTACTTCATAATATATGTATCTTAGATAAGTCGTGTGCACTTGCACTCTAGATCAACTTCTTTCCCTTCCACCTCTTCTAATCGCATATATGTATATGCAGTCATGCACGCACACTGCAGATGGCTTGCACACACGTTGCTTCAATTTGTTCTTCTCATGAGAAGCTACATGCTTCTGTCAGGACCAAAATACTCGGTGTCCATGCGGGTACCTACCGAAGTCGACAATGTTTGATCGGAGTTCACATGTTCTTAATACAGCAGCTACAAATCTAACGTACGACAGCAATGCCATGGGAGCAACTTTAGCATACATATCATCTACCAAACATATCTATGATACATGTCTAATGCATAATCAGCAAAATCGATTGGTCCCAATTATTCAACCGTGCATCGGGGAAACATACAGAGCTACCATGGAAACATACAGAGCTGAATTATTCAACTTCAATTTGGTTTCAATTTCAACCGTGCCATTTCACTCCTCATTCAGATAGGTTTCACACATAATCAGCAAGTGCAGGCAAAGAAGCATGTGCAACACATCCAGATTAGCTCCCCATTTAGATAGGTTTCACACATCTAGCATCCAACGCAAGAAGAAGAGATGGGGATTAGGAGAGGAAGGTACCTGCCGCGCGGCCGTCCTAGCCCCCACGCGATGCAGCCTGGGCCCGCCGTGCCTGCGCATCTGGCCGCGCCGAGGCCGAGCTCGCAAAGCTTCGCTGGAGATGGGAGGCCGCCGTGAGAGGGAGCGCCACCGGCGagggaggagcgccgccgtcACCGGCGAGGAAGGAGCACCACCGCCGCTGGTGAGGGAGGAGCGTCGCCGCGGCCGGGAGGGACGAGCGCCGTCGgccgtcgggggggggggggggggggggagcgccGTCGGGCGTCGGGTCACGAGAGAGACGAGGGgagatttttcttttttattagcCGCGGTATCGCAGGGATCGGGGTGGGCAGACGGACAAACAAAAACAAATATCGCATGGGtcgatgcatgattattgtttccttccatgcatgtggcctcaggtgatcgatttgtttccttcaaatcaGGCGGAGATCCTTTGAAGAACATCAACGTACCTCTCTTCCAGAGTAGCATGATTtcgatgcatgattattgtttccttccatgcatgtggcctcaggtgatcgatttgttttcttcaaagcAGGCGGAGATCCTTTGAAGAACATCAACGTACCTCCCTTCCAGAGCAGCATGATTtcaatgcatgattattgtttccttccatgcatgtggcctcaggtgatcaatttgtttccttcaaagcaggcggggatcctTTGAAGAACATCAACGTACCTCCCTTTCAGAGCAGCATGATTtcgatgcatgattattgtttccttccatgcatgtggcctcaggtgatcgatttgtttcttcaaagcaggcgggtatcgcaggcgtgggcagacggacgaaccaaaacaaatgtcgcacaaaaaaaATATTCACGTTTTATTTTTTTAGTTGCAGGAGAAGGAGAATATAACAATTTTATACGGGAATAAAGAGTGGTGTCGGAGACTGTTGGAGGTGCTCTTACATTTTTTTTATCACTTCCATAGTGGGAACATCGTGTATAGCTACTGTGCCTGCTTTTTGCCTCAATTTTGCGTACGCTGTTCAACTTCTGATGAGACATTTGTTGATGCCAAGTCGGAATGCATTATGCTGTGTGACGTCGTACCCTTACTCGCTGATAAGTGATAGCTGGAAAGTGAAATGGTCATGTAGCCGACTAGCCGTCTTGAGTTTGCAGTTTCTTCGTCCTGTTGAACATCTGATACGAAACGAGTGtgcagtggcggacccaggaaaTTTGACGAGCCTGGGCGGGGAACAGAGTCTAATAACAAGCACTCAGGATCATAGATCGTAGTACAATAAAATATGGCAACCACATTGGCTTTAACCAGAGCCATGTTGGAACGCATGTTCACAAGATCACATGGATAACGagaatattttttttttaaaaaaaatcacatgCTGAATCACTCGGAATTTCATTAGGATCAAACTCACTAGTGACATTGTCCGTGTTTGGTTGTGGCTGCTGATGAGCTAGATCTGGCGGCACTTCATCTTCATGTGGCTCTTTTATGTTTGAGGTTCTTCAGTTGTCATGACTACCACCATGATCACCGAGATTTCTCgtatcaggccttgtttagattccaagttttttcactctttctccatcacatcaaatctttggacacatgcatagagtattaaatataaataaaaaaaataactaattacacagtttgattgtaaattacgagacgaatcttttgagcctagttagaccatgattggacaataattgtcaaatacaaacgaacgtgctacagtgtcaaatactaATTCTAACactcatctaaacaaggcctcaaccAAAAAAACGCTTCATTACTGAATCAAATTTGTGAATTATTGCAAGAATTAAATATCAAATGGACACAATTAACCAAATCACTAACTATCAAATTATGCCCAAATTTACCAGCTTGGctaagttaaaaaaaaaaaaactctacctGCCTGCCAATTGCTATGAATTGAGATGCCCAATGTTCTGATGCAACTGAGGGATGATGACTACTTGTTGATGTCGGCGCTATGGTACCCGCCACCGGTGGCCGGCGCTTCGGGACAGCTTGCTGCTAGGCTAGAGCAGTGCTGCCCCCTTACAGTACCAAAAGAGATTTGGAGATGAAGGTAGAAAGCAGGAGAGCCACCATGTGGCTGAAGGCTAGAGTAGCAGTAGCACGATGAATATATGTAGGAATTGAGAACGTTGCAAACTCCATGACTGGTGATTGGGTCTCGGTGGTGGCCAGGCCAGGTCTAGCCATCTAGGAACTCGGAGCGGAGCGCTGCGGCGGCGCGGTCGAGCGTCGCTTCGTTTCTGCCGACGGCCGAGCATTGACTCCCTGCGCTATGACCCTCCAAGGTCCAAGCGCCTGCATTCACGGCTGGGCCAAGGACTAGGCCTCAGTGGGCTTCGCAGGGGAGGAGCCCGGGCAAGGGCCCAGGGTCGCCGGCCCTGGGTCCGCCCATGCGAGTGTGctcctttttttctctctctgtGTATTCCTGTGTTGAACCTAAACCTCGTTATCTATTACACTAGTGGTTTCTGGTGTATTTTATATTGATCATCCCTCGTCGCTGATAGCCTGATACTGACTGCCCTTGTGCTGGACTGGGACTGCTGGTCATGAGTTGTGCCGCTGTGGTGTCTGTGACTGCTTATAGTTCCAATTTTTCCCTTTCTATTGAGCATCTTTGTATGAATCGTTGTGTTGACTCTTGAGTCATAGGTACGGAGCTGCACTTGTGTTCTTGGGGATCTGTTTTCGCAAATTTTTGTACCGTGTTTTCCATGATTAAATATAATCGAGTCCTTATAGGAAAAAAAACATAGTTAACCGCCcaaaagagtgcatttctcatttAGAAAACAAATaat
Coding sequences within:
- the LOC136453164 gene encoding uncharacterized protein, yielding MELASTDLAALGAAELVRVSASIPRAAPRTFALLTACLVSPLSFAVLAHSLFTHPILRRIQGATHNELAQWLRLFAYQFLYLIVLFTFSLLSTAAAVFTVASLYAAKHASISSSLAALPPILPRLLRTFLWVSLLMLAYHLVFALTVLLLIIVFIPNASESAPPSLSFVLFLLVVVFVFLGIHVYISALWHLASVISVLEPLCGLAAMAKSKQLLQGRTGTAATLVVSYFAVCGVTSSLFRAAVVKGRAEEGSFGLALPGRLLVGAVLVCVLVCVNLLGLLVQSVFYYACKAFHNQQIDRTALYEHLGGYLGEYVPLKSNIQMENL